The Arachis duranensis cultivar V14167 chromosome 2, aradu.V14167.gnm2.J7QH, whole genome shotgun sequence genome has a window encoding:
- the LOC107472479 gene encoding uncharacterized protein LOC107472479, translating to MRVTASKSKLPELKKMESPIASLENRPAIFVIGSSNVGKRTILWIWIATLHLMSILGLLSVDNEDAFDSAFEVNVRGWTINTKYYTADVSVWMAHLRDNFSVQNLPMFQQAAALVMVFDMNNVTIFSLTALQDWVSCTVIQNFEILLCIGNKVDLLPGNPVHAEYRRRLLKLEDSTIDPYSELPEYGISESEGTSLLGDEEPSWDIRRSCLEWCTEHNIEFIEACASNADFDKCLSIDGDLQGVERLYGALSAHMWPGMILKSGDRISQPSFPTKEELSSEESDYEQEYEVLSAGSADPWDGTEQEWVSATSLDDGGLIPQNNTNTNCEYKIEIKSDKDIPPTTSSTGPEDEGDKKVSHNIMHSEDEDKCLELDDLEQLMSEIGNMRAGIRLMPDFQRRDMAAKLAMKMASLFGGESDEEET from the exons ATGAGAGTGACAGCTTCGAAATCGAAGCTTCCGGAGCTCAAAAAAATGGAATCGCCGATTGCCTCTCTGGAGAACCGACCCGCCATCTTCGTCATCGGATCCTCCAACGTCGGAAAACGCACCATCCTTTG GATATGGATTGCAACA TTGCATTTGATGTCAATTTTAGGATTGCTCTCTGTTGACAATGAAGATGCTTTTGATTCTGCTTTTGAAGTGAATGTACGTGG ATGGACTATCAACACTAAGTACTATACTGCTGATGTTTCTGTATGGATGGCTCATCTTCGTGATAATTTTTCTGTTCAGAACCTGCCTATGTTTCAACAGGCGGCAGCGTTGGTGATGGTTTTTGACATGAATAATGTTA CCATCTTCTCTCTAACTGCACTTCAAGATTGGGTATCTTGCACTGTCATTCAAAACTTTGAGATATTATTATGCATTGGAAACAAAGTGGACCTCCTTCCAGGTAATCCGGTTCATGCTGAATACAGAAGACGGTTATTGAAACTTGAAGACTCTACTATTGATCCTTATTCAGAGCTCCCTGAGTATGGAATATCTGAATCTGAAGGAACTAGTTTACTGGGAGATGAAGAACCATCATGGGATATCAGAAGGTCCTGCTTGGAGTGGTGCACCGAGCACAATATCGAATTCATTGAGGCTTGTGCTTCTAATGCTGATTTCGACAAAT GTTTGTCTATAGATGGTGATTTACAAGGAGTTGAACGGCTTTATGGTGCTCTTTCTGCTCATATGTGGCCTGGAATGATATTGAAATCTGGTGATAGGATTAGTCAACCGTCATTTCCTACAAAGGAGG AGTTATCTTCAGAAGAATCTGATTATGAACAAGAATATGAAGTTCTGTCAGCTGGTTCAGCTGATCCCTGGGATGGAACTGAACAAGAATGGGTATCTGCAACTTCTTTGGATGATGGGGGATTGATTCCTCAAAACAATACAAATACAAATTGTGAATACAAGATTGAAATTAAATCTGATAAAGATATCCCACCCACAACCTCAAGCACTGGGCCTGAAGATGAAGGTGACAAGAAAGTCTCACACAATATCATGCATTCTGAAGATGAGGATAAATGTCTTGAATTAGATGATTTGGAGCAGTTGATGTCTGAGATTGGAAACATGCGTGCAGGTATACGGTTGATGCCTGATTTCCAAAGAAGAGACATGGCTGCCAAGCTTGCTATGAAAATGGCTTCCTTATTTGGGGGTGAGAGTGATGAAGAGGAAACTTAG